The region ATCACTGCCAAAAATTTTAATACCGTTATCGGCGGGGGGATTATGACTGGCAGAAATCATCGCACCACCAATGGCTTCTGTGGTGGCTGTTAGGTAGGCAATACAGGGGGTCGGACACAGGCCCACATGCCACACCTCAAAACCAGCGGCAGTTAAGCCTGCAGCCAAGGCTGTAGCCAACATATCACTGGAGTTGCGGGAGTCTTGACCAATGATAAAGGGGCGCTGGGGTGCATCTGTCGTTTGTCGCAGAACTTCTCCCACCCAGTATCCCAAGCTCAAGGCTAAGTTGGGGGTTAGCAACTCTCCCGCCCGTCCGCGAATGCCATCGGTTCCAAACCGAATCGGCTGCTGCCCAGTCATCGTTGATTCCTCACGCCACACCAACACTCACAATTTTCTAGTCGATTCCCTTAGCTATGCAGAAGAGGATTTGTAACATTTATTCACTATCTCTGGACTATACCATCTCTATACACTTTTGCTATCGCCGTAACGTCCCCCCACAGGAGTATTCTGGATCAGCGAGAATTGAGGCGAAGCCAAATGTTACCACCTGACCTGCGCCAGCAATTGCAATCCTGCCAAGGGCGACTCCTACACCTTTTGCAGTCCTTTTCTTCAGCACGGGTACTCGTGGTGGGGGACCTCACCCTCGATGAATTCCTGACAGGGCAGGTGGAGCGCCTCTCCCGGGAAGCTCCTGTGCTGATTTTGCGCCATGAGTTTACCCGCCAAGTCCCCGGGGGCGGTGCCAACGCTATCTACAATTTGGCCAAGTTGGGCGCTCAGGTGCAGGCGGTTGGTCTTGTCGGTACCGATCCCCAGGGGGAGGCACTCTGTAGCATTTTTCAGGAGGCAGGGATTGATACACGGGGCATCTTGAAGGATAGCGATCGCCCCACAGTGACCAAAACCCGCATTTCGGGCCATGCTCGCCAGTCGGTGACCCAGCAAATTGTCCGCGTCGATCGCAAATCCGATGATCTCCCTTCCCCGGCCCTTCAGGAAGCGCTAGCTACCTTCATTCGCGAGCAGCTGGGGACTGCCGATGCGGTAGTTTGCTCCGACTATGGGGATGGTGTCTTTACGCCCCCTGTGATTGCCGCTGCTTTGGAGCATCAGCGCACGATTGTTGATAGCCAACGGGATTTAGCCCGCTATCGCGGTGCTTTCCTATTTACGCCAAACCTGCCAGAAGCGGAGGCAGCAGTGGGCTACCCAATTCGGACGGAGGCGGAGGTCCTGCAAGCGGGGGAAGACCTGCTGAATTTGACCGGGGCTAAATATGTGCTGATTACGCGGGGGGATGCTGGTATGAGTCTCTTTAGCCGGGAGGCAGCGCCCTATCATTTGCCCGCCTTTAACCGCACAGATGTCTTTGATGTAACTGGTGCAGGCGATACGGTTGTGGCTGCTTTAACCCTTGCCCTTGTGGCGGGGGCTAGTCTTTGGGAGGCGGCCGTTTTAGGCAATTTAGCCGCCAGTATTGTCGTACGCCAGTTTGGTACAGCCACCACCTCCACCGCAGAGATGGCGGCAGCCCTTCGCTCTTTGCTGGAAGATTAGGGCCGCGTGGCCTGCTGCAACCATTTAAGAAGGCCTTGGGCAAGGGTGCGAGCAAGCTCACCTTGGGCTTGGGGGTTAACAATCCACTCAAACTCTTCGGGGTGAATCATGAAGCCCAGTTCTAGCAGCACCGCAGGGGCAATTGTCGGACGAGTTAGGGCAAGGTTATTCCAAAACACACCGTACTGCGGCCGCCGCAGTTGCTGACTCAAATAATTCCCTAGGAAAACCGCAAGGTCATGGCTTTGAGGGTGATACCAAAAGGCGCCAATTCCTTGGGTATTGCGGGCATCGCCAGCATCGGGAAGAGCATTGTAGTGCAGGCTGAGGGCAAGGGTGGGTTGAGCGGATTCAATGGCGAGACTGCGATCGAGTAAGTCCAGATCAATATCCTCTGTGCGCGTTAAAATGACCGTTGCCCCAAGGCGTTCTAGCTCGGGTGCCAGTTTTTTTGCCAGTGTGAATGTGACAACCTTCTCTGGGGTACCATCTGGGCCCCGTGCCCCCAGATCCTCAGGCCCGCCATGGCCAGGATCGATGAGGATTTTAATTCCCCGCAGGGGTTGTGTGCCCTGTTGGAGTTGTGGTGGATGGCGCAGTTGCAGCAGCAGCCGATTCCCTTCATAGGCGACGCGATAGCCCCACTGTTGGCGATGATGCAGCGTAAACCGATACTCCACCCGTTGTTGATCAAGGGGGGACCAATCAAGGCGCTGAATGACGGGATCAGTATCGACGCGAATGATGTCGGTTTGGGGAATCGTGTTGTGGAGCGTCAGCGTGAACTGGCGATCGCCCTGCTGAATGGAAATTGGCACCGGCACATCCAAAGGAAAGCTGATTTCTGTCCAACCCGACCGCTGACGACTGGTAATACTGCGAATGGTGGCTGTTGTCGGCAGCGCACTGGAAAGGAAGCGCACCTCATCGGCGCGGATCCAACCCCCATAGTCCAGATGCAACCAATCCCCCGTTTGTCCTCGCACCCGTGCTCGCGTTCCCACTGGCAGGGGCGTCAGCCGCGAATAATCGGTGCTGGGCCCAGTGCGTGCTACGCCCCCAAAAGGGCGGTTGACTTCAACAACAGGTAAGTGCGTCGGCTCAGCCACACGAATGCGGGCACCCAGTTGCCGCTGGCTTGCAAATCGCCATTGAATTGGGCCATAGTCCCCCACCTGGGTCAATTGCAGGCAGTTGCGGTACAAAGAAGGGCGAGCAGTGACCCCATCGGCTTGATCAATCAGGGCGGCAAGATTAGAGGGCAGTTGCACTTGGGGGGGTAGGGGTTCTAGGGGCAGAAGGTGCTGACCCACTTGCACTTCAACGGCGCGATCGCCAGGGGCAGCAGCGGTAAAGCAAACAATATCATTGGGCAGCCGCACTAAATCGGCTGTTGGCTCTAGGGGTTGTGGGCTGGTCGGTATTTCGGGCACGGTGCGGGTGATGGCAAACTCGAGGCGTTGATCTCCCGCTTGGAGAGTGATGCGATTCAATCCGGGTTGCAGAGGAATACTGGGGGCAAAGTGTCCCGCTGGCGAGCGATCGCCAATCACTTGACCATTGAGCGTCACTGCGACCTGGGGCGGGGCTGTACCAATAAAGAAAATCTGGGGGGCACTGGTGGTGTGCTGCCGCGGCGGATAAACCACTTGTAGGGAACCCTGTGCTGTTGCTGGCTGGAGTGAACCCACGATGACTGCACTCAGGAAACTCAAACTCACCCCATTCACCCCCAACCCTCATACCTTTCTTAACCTTTTCTTCAGATTACAGCGCTTTTCTAAAATGCGGGATACCGATGATGCCGTTTTGCCTATTTTGCCTATTGTGATCCTGCTTCATCCTTGTGGAAAGAACTGTTATAAAAGTCAATTACTTCTCAGAAAAGAGAAGAAATTCTCTCTTAGGCCACTTATAGAATTCTTTGATCCCTGGCAAATTAGCATATTTTTTAACATTGGGATCATTGCCATCTCTGGGAAATCCATCCATAATAGGAAGTATCCTCTCTCATAAATTTTCTTAATGTTGCGCAACACTATTTCTTTAGTTTTGTTGTTTTGCAACGTGAGTTTGCGCAGCACTTTTATCACAAGTCGGTGTCCATCAAAAAGAATTTAAGGATTATTTAACTATGGTTACGATGCAAACGATTCACTGTCCTCACTGTGGTAAATTAGCGCTGCGCCAGCGCTATGGTTCCGTGAGTCACACCCAATGTCCCCACTGTGATTACGTCCTAACAATGTGCGATCGCACGGGACGGGTGCTAGAGGCCTATACGCCGGAAATTACCCATGTGGGTCAGTATGGCCCCAATCTCACCTGCACCATAGAGCGGACAAGGGCACTCTGCTAGCAAGGATTTATTAGAAGAATCTAAAGATTGATGAGGGAAATCCTGAGAGTTGTTAAGATAGTTTACATATGGCTATCTTACTTCTACT is a window of Thermosynechococcus vestitus BP-1 DNA encoding:
- the rfaE1 gene encoding D-glycero-beta-D-manno-heptose-7-phosphate kinase codes for the protein MLPPDLRQQLQSCQGRLLHLLQSFSSARVLVVGDLTLDEFLTGQVERLSREAPVLILRHEFTRQVPGGGANAIYNLAKLGAQVQAVGLVGTDPQGEALCSIFQEAGIDTRGILKDSDRPTVTKTRISGHARQSVTQQIVRVDRKSDDLPSPALQEALATFIREQLGTADAVVCSDYGDGVFTPPVIAAALEHQRTIVDSQRDLARYRGAFLFTPNLPEAEAAVGYPIRTEAEVLQAGEDLLNLTGAKYVLITRGDAGMSLFSREAAPYHLPAFNRTDVFDVTGAGDTVVAALTLALVAGASLWEAAVLGNLAASIVVRQFGTATTSTAEMAAALRSLLED
- a CDS encoding N-acetylmuramoyl-L-alanine amidase, whose product is MSLSFLSAVIVGSLQPATAQGSLQVVYPPRQHTTSAPQIFFIGTAPPQVAVTLNGQVIGDRSPAGHFAPSIPLQPGLNRITLQAGDQRLEFAITRTVPEIPTSPQPLEPTADLVRLPNDIVCFTAAAPGDRAVEVQVGQHLLPLEPLPPQVQLPSNLAALIDQADGVTARPSLYRNCLQLTQVGDYGPIQWRFASQRQLGARIRVAEPTHLPVVEVNRPFGGVARTGPSTDYSRLTPLPVGTRARVRGQTGDWLHLDYGGWIRADEVRFLSSALPTTATIRSITSRQRSGWTEISFPLDVPVPISIQQGDRQFTLTLHNTIPQTDIIRVDTDPVIQRLDWSPLDQQRVEYRFTLHHRQQWGYRVAYEGNRLLLQLRHPPQLQQGTQPLRGIKILIDPGHGGPEDLGARGPDGTPEKVVTFTLAKKLAPELERLGATVILTRTEDIDLDLLDRSLAIESAQPTLALSLHYNALPDAGDARNTQGIGAFWYHPQSHDLAVFLGNYLSQQLRRPQYGVFWNNLALTRPTIAPAVLLELGFMIHPEEFEWIVNPQAQGELARTLAQGLLKWLQQATRP